The following are encoded in a window of Salinibacter ruber DSM 13855 genomic DNA:
- the hslV gene encoding ATP-dependent protease subunit HslV, with protein sequence MFPSSYMTADTDSPHATTVLGVRHNGQIALGSDGQATMNETVVKHKAEKVRSLYDGDILAGFAGSTADAFTLFERFEEKLQEYGGNVARAAVELAKEWRTDKYLRRLEALLAVASPGELLLISGAGDVIEPDDDIIAIGSGGSFALAASRALLQNAQGLTARDIVENGLSIAADICIYTNHNRTIRDIEAESD encoded by the coding sequence ATGTTTCCTTCTTCGTACATGACCGCCGACACCGACTCCCCCCACGCCACGACCGTCCTCGGCGTCCGCCACAACGGGCAGATTGCCCTTGGGTCGGACGGCCAGGCCACCATGAACGAGACGGTCGTCAAGCACAAGGCCGAGAAGGTTCGGTCGCTGTACGACGGGGACATTCTGGCCGGATTTGCCGGGTCCACCGCCGACGCCTTCACCCTGTTCGAACGCTTCGAAGAGAAGCTCCAGGAGTACGGCGGCAACGTGGCCCGGGCGGCCGTGGAACTGGCGAAGGAGTGGCGCACCGACAAGTATCTCCGCCGCCTAGAAGCCCTTTTGGCGGTGGCCTCCCCCGGGGAGCTGCTTCTGATCAGCGGGGCGGGCGACGTCATCGAGCCCGACGACGACATCATCGCGATTGGGTCCGGGGGCTCGTTCGCCCTCGCCGCAAGCCGCGCCCTCCTTCAAAACGCGCAGGGGCTTACCGCTCGTGACATCGTCGAAAACGGCCTCTCAATCGCCGCGGACATTTGCATCTACACGAATCATAACCGAACCATCCGCGACATTGAGGCCGAGTCGGACTAG
- a CDS encoding NYN domain-containing protein codes for MSYDAPTDGVPPRQAAMFVDYDNLYSILKSQSGRDRSTSAYAEEIFEEVRRYLEEGDDTPTIYGRAYGTFDTLLDENDAPVPSALHREGINPIHVPAGMQDNTSEVRLTLDVTQALTRRSDLQTVVIITGNRPYLPLVRWIREQGCRPLVAAVNPPQTADTPSFAEDSRYLDARNLLSEESREDLLANAPTSGSAYTRAQSPDAPPPQQFQSLDNPGARRAIKITEEHFGQYDEVYLTPLLRKLSDLMGPDEDPKSLVSELEAAGAARLEKRNGYPYNYTVLIVNDEHPDVQDLHETLGRSSSTTDASSGGDAGSESPDSSPDSGRNDDEKRSADAHDMDGAVPSPTASASTVTSETGGETSPRTDTEE; via the coding sequence ATGTCCTACGATGCTCCAACCGACGGCGTCCCGCCACGACAGGCCGCCATGTTTGTCGACTACGACAATCTTTATTCCATCCTCAAGTCCCAAAGCGGGCGGGACCGATCGACCAGCGCGTACGCGGAGGAGATTTTCGAGGAGGTTCGCCGCTACCTTGAAGAGGGCGACGACACCCCCACCATTTACGGCCGCGCCTACGGCACCTTCGACACGCTGCTCGACGAGAACGACGCGCCGGTCCCCTCCGCCCTGCACCGGGAGGGCATCAACCCAATTCACGTGCCCGCGGGGATGCAGGACAATACCTCCGAGGTCCGGCTCACGCTCGACGTGACCCAGGCCCTGACGCGCCGCTCGGACCTGCAGACGGTTGTCATTATCACGGGGAATCGCCCCTATCTTCCGCTCGTCCGCTGGATTCGGGAGCAGGGCTGCCGCCCCCTCGTGGCCGCCGTCAATCCCCCACAGACGGCGGATACGCCCTCGTTCGCCGAGGACAGTCGGTACCTCGACGCCCGCAACCTCCTCAGCGAAGAGTCGCGGGAGGACCTGTTGGCGAACGCCCCCACCAGTGGGTCCGCGTACACCCGCGCCCAGTCGCCCGACGCCCCGCCCCCTCAGCAGTTTCAGTCGCTCGACAACCCCGGGGCACGACGGGCCATCAAAATTACGGAGGAGCACTTCGGGCAGTACGACGAGGTGTACCTGACGCCCCTGCTCCGCAAGCTCTCCGACCTTATGGGCCCGGACGAGGACCCCAAATCGCTCGTGAGCGAACTGGAGGCCGCTGGGGCCGCCCGCCTGGAGAAACGGAACGGCTATCCGTACAACTACACGGTCCTCATCGTCAACGACGAGCACCCCGACGTCCAGGACCTCCACGAGACGCTCGGCCGTTCCTCGTCGACCACGGACGCGTCCTCGGGCGGCGACGCCGGCAGCGAATCCCCCGACTCCAGCCCCGATTCGGGCCGCAACGACGACGAAAAGAGGTCCGCCGACGCACACGACATGGACGGAGCCGTCCCGTCGCCGACCGCCTCGGCCTCTACCGTCACGAGCGAAACCGGGGGCGAAACGTCCCCCCGTACGGACACCGAGGAGTAA
- the hslU gene encoding ATP-dependent protease ATPase subunit HslU, which produces MPDVTQHVEDLTPRQIVDELDKYIIGQEDAKKNVAIALRNRWRRQNAPKDMRDEIVPNNIIMIGPTGVGKTEIARRLARLARAPFIKVEASKFTEVGYVGRDVDSMIRDLTDIAVNMVEKEHREEVQDRARELAEERILDILIPPDDDTQSQAGDGASDEPGFTVSDTDDAEAEGEQTSLRARTREKFRDKLERGDLDDREIEIEVTSDSQSMMQMFGPMGMEEMGVNLEELFGNLGGGQKRKTRRVTVEEAREILTQEEAQKLIDMDQVKEDALERVQQAGIVFVDEIDKVASGTRTRDEGGQGAGVSRQGVQRDLLPIVEGSTVTTKHGMVETDHILFVASGAFHASKPSDLIPELQGRFPIRVELNNLDEDDFYEILTKPKNALVKQYRALFRSEDVTIEFEKEGVSELARIAAEVNADVENIGARRLHTVLTTLLEDLLFDVPEEIPPGSKITIDADMVRDRLSSIASSRDLSQYIL; this is translated from the coding sequence ATGCCTGACGTCACCCAGCACGTTGAAGACCTTACCCCCCGCCAGATCGTCGACGAGCTCGACAAGTACATCATCGGGCAGGAGGACGCCAAGAAGAACGTGGCAATTGCCCTCCGCAACCGATGGCGCCGCCAGAACGCGCCGAAGGACATGCGGGACGAGATCGTGCCGAACAACATCATCATGATCGGCCCCACCGGCGTGGGCAAGACCGAGATCGCCCGCCGCCTGGCCCGCCTCGCCCGGGCCCCCTTCATCAAGGTGGAGGCCTCCAAGTTTACGGAGGTCGGCTACGTGGGGCGCGACGTGGACAGCATGATCCGCGACCTCACGGACATCGCGGTCAACATGGTGGAGAAGGAGCACAGAGAGGAGGTGCAGGACCGGGCGCGGGAGCTGGCCGAGGAGCGCATCCTGGACATTCTCATCCCCCCCGACGACGACACGCAGTCTCAGGCCGGCGACGGGGCCTCCGACGAGCCGGGCTTCACGGTGAGCGACACGGACGACGCCGAGGCGGAGGGCGAGCAGACGAGCCTCCGGGCCCGCACCCGCGAGAAGTTTCGGGACAAGCTGGAGCGGGGCGACCTCGACGACCGGGAGATTGAGATTGAGGTCACGTCCGACTCGCAGTCGATGATGCAGATGTTCGGCCCCATGGGCATGGAGGAAATGGGCGTCAACCTGGAGGAGCTCTTCGGCAACCTCGGGGGCGGCCAGAAGCGCAAGACGCGGCGCGTGACCGTGGAGGAGGCCCGCGAGATCCTCACGCAGGAGGAGGCGCAGAAGCTGATCGACATGGATCAGGTGAAGGAGGACGCGCTGGAGCGGGTTCAGCAGGCCGGCATCGTGTTCGTCGACGAGATCGACAAGGTGGCCTCCGGCACCCGCACCCGCGACGAGGGCGGACAGGGCGCCGGCGTGTCCCGGCAGGGCGTGCAGCGGGACCTCCTCCCCATCGTGGAGGGCTCCACCGTCACCACCAAGCACGGCATGGTGGAGACCGACCACATTCTCTTCGTCGCCAGCGGGGCCTTCCACGCCTCCAAGCCCAGCGACCTCATTCCCGAGCTGCAGGGCCGCTTTCCCATCCGGGTGGAGCTCAACAACCTCGACGAGGACGACTTCTACGAGATCCTCACGAAGCCCAAGAATGCGCTCGTCAAGCAGTACCGCGCCCTCTTCCGATCCGAGGACGTCACGATTGAGTTCGAGAAGGAAGGGGTTAGCGAGCTCGCACGGATCGCCGCCGAGGTGAACGCCGACGTGGAGAACATCGGCGCGCGACGCCTCCACACGGTGCTGACGACGCTCCTGGAGGACCTTCTGTTCGACGTCCCCGAGGAAATCCCGCCCGGCTCCAAGATCACCATCGACGCCGACATGGTGCGGGATCGCCTGAGTTCAATCGCGTCGAGCCGCGACCTCAGTCAGTACATCCTATAG
- a CDS encoding phosphoribosylaminoimidazole carboxylase: MSDPDHSALRLHPASGALILGLDWLLFSENAVTLGLSTPFVAIIGLVVAGLGTGIVQRRYGADGMGVAVLKGLLAGITVGIPLPVAGTAVGGGILALSGLNTGWRSPSEGPPPSSSRDGDS, from the coding sequence ATGTCGGACCCCGATCACTCTGCACTCCGTCTCCACCCCGCCAGCGGGGCGCTCATCCTGGGACTCGACTGGCTCCTGTTTTCGGAGAACGCGGTTACGCTCGGGCTCTCGACGCCTTTCGTTGCGATCATTGGGCTCGTCGTGGCGGGCCTCGGTACCGGCATTGTTCAGCGCCGCTACGGGGCGGACGGGATGGGCGTCGCTGTTCTGAAGGGCCTCCTGGCCGGAATCACGGTGGGCATTCCCCTTCCGGTGGCCGGCACGGCCGTGGGCGGCGGCATACTCGCCCTCAGCGGGCTCAACACGGGCTGGCGCTCCCCATCGGAGGGGCCGCCGCCGTCTTCGTCCCGCGACGGCGACTCCTGA
- a CDS encoding alpha/beta hydrolase: MRTTVLLLALSVVLAGCSTITIDEETVFQPKPSVTPETFSVDDVDLSVRNIPVADSASVNGWHLTQADAETTVLFFGGNGFYLVQSKGYLRALTRPPVNAFLWDYRGYGRSDGAPSAANVRDDALAVYDSLVARPGVSPDELLVWGHSLGSFLATHVASERTVGGVVLENPATNVNDWKSYLFPWYVRLFLGVEVDPALQQDDNLERVRSLEVPLLVVGGSEDQVTNPAMARRLHAEAASENRRLVIVDGGGHNDLYEDPEVRAAYRALIDEITTEASAQSSR; this comes from the coding sequence ATGCGCACCACCGTTCTCCTGCTGGCCCTGTCGGTCGTACTCGCGGGATGCTCCACAATCACGATCGACGAGGAAACGGTCTTTCAGCCGAAGCCGTCGGTGACGCCCGAGACGTTCTCCGTTGACGACGTCGACCTTTCGGTCCGCAACATTCCGGTTGCGGACAGTGCCTCGGTCAACGGCTGGCACCTCACGCAGGCCGACGCCGAGACGACCGTCCTCTTCTTCGGGGGCAACGGGTTTTATCTCGTCCAGTCGAAGGGGTACTTGCGTGCCCTGACGCGCCCCCCGGTGAACGCGTTTCTTTGGGACTACCGCGGATACGGACGGAGCGACGGCGCGCCCAGTGCCGCGAACGTCCGCGACGATGCGCTTGCGGTGTACGACTCCCTGGTCGCGCGTCCGGGGGTCTCGCCGGACGAACTTCTGGTCTGGGGGCATTCGCTGGGCAGCTTCCTCGCCACGCACGTCGCGTCCGAACGCACAGTGGGTGGGGTCGTGCTCGAAAACCCCGCCACCAACGTTAACGACTGGAAGAGCTACCTCTTCCCGTGGTACGTCCGGCTCTTCCTCGGCGTCGAGGTGGATCCGGCCCTGCAGCAGGACGACAACCTGGAGCGGGTTCGGTCCCTGGAGGTGCCCCTACTCGTGGTGGGGGGTAGTGAGGACCAGGTCACGAACCCGGCCATGGCCCGGCGCCTGCACGCCGAGGCGGCGAGCGAGAACCGTCGGCTCGTCATCGTGGACGGAGGGGGCCACAATGACCTCTACGAAGACCCGGAGGTGCGGGCGGCGTATCGCGCCCTGATCGACGAGATCACCACGGAGGCCTCGGCCCAGTCGTCCCGGTAG
- a CDS encoding gamma carbonic anhydrase family protein, giving the protein MIKPFLGVEPTHDDTNYIAETAALVGDVILGRDASIWHHCTLRGDVNWIRVGPETNVQDHTVVHVTHGTAPADIGARVTIGHGAIVHGCTVEDEVLVGMGATILDHAVIGRHSIVGAQALVTKGTRVPPRSLVLGQPAEVVRTVTDEEVAGIRDGADNYLRYADVHAGTERPAENPWYDPV; this is encoded by the coding sequence ATGATCAAGCCTTTTCTGGGCGTCGAGCCCACGCACGACGACACGAACTACATCGCGGAGACGGCCGCCCTCGTCGGAGACGTCATTCTGGGGCGCGACGCAAGCATCTGGCACCACTGCACCCTGCGAGGGGACGTGAACTGGATCCGCGTGGGGCCCGAGACCAACGTACAGGACCACACGGTCGTCCACGTCACGCACGGCACGGCGCCGGCCGACATTGGCGCGCGGGTCACAATTGGACACGGGGCCATCGTGCACGGGTGCACCGTGGAGGACGAGGTGCTGGTGGGCATGGGGGCGACGATCCTGGACCACGCCGTGATTGGTCGCCACAGCATCGTGGGGGCGCAGGCGCTGGTGACGAAGGGCACCCGGGTGCCGCCCCGGTCGCTCGTCCTCGGCCAGCCCGCCGAGGTGGTGCGGACGGTGACGGACGAAGAGGTGGCGGGGATTCGGGACGGCGCGGACAACTACCTGCGCTACGCCGACGTGCACGCCGGGACGGAGAGGCCGGCCGAGAATCCGTGGTACGATCCGGTGTAG
- a CDS encoding AI-2E family transporter: protein MAASSPDSYISRRPYVTMGLTVAGVLVLVVATQLVEVLFTVFAGILLAVFLAGVTQELTEDTRLPRPLAVALTLIGLGGVLVGLWALAGPDISEQASALATLLPDAAERLASRIRTTVQRYGWMQRYVDPSQLLPPVSSVLGRVTNVFRDTLNLLVNGFIILFIGIYGGAAPQSYLDGVVQLVPPSSRPRARDVLSALGRALRWWLTGRLILMLIVGVLTAVGLKVVGIPSPIALGLLAALFSFVPYLGPVLSVLPALLVASLIGPTEVLYVILVYGAVQLLESYLISPLVQQQAVHIPPATVITAQFIGGVSAGAGGVLLATPFAIVVIVLVQTLYVEDVLGDEVSLLGEH from the coding sequence ATGGCTGCGTCGTCCCCCGACTCGTACATCTCACGCCGCCCCTACGTGACGATGGGGCTGACCGTGGCGGGGGTACTCGTCCTCGTCGTCGCAACGCAGTTGGTCGAGGTACTGTTTACCGTTTTCGCCGGCATTCTGCTGGCCGTCTTTCTCGCGGGGGTGACCCAGGAGTTGACCGAGGACACCCGCCTGCCCCGCCCTCTCGCTGTCGCCCTCACGCTGATTGGACTAGGGGGCGTGCTCGTAGGCCTCTGGGCACTGGCCGGGCCCGACATTTCCGAGCAGGCGAGTGCCCTGGCCACCCTGCTTCCGGACGCGGCCGAGCGTCTCGCCTCCCGCATCCGCACGACCGTTCAACGGTACGGTTGGATGCAGCGGTACGTGGACCCCAGTCAGCTCTTGCCGCCGGTCTCCAGTGTGCTGGGCCGCGTGACGAATGTATTTCGGGACACCCTCAACCTTCTCGTCAACGGGTTCATCATCCTTTTTATCGGGATCTACGGCGGGGCGGCCCCGCAGTCGTACCTCGATGGTGTGGTTCAGCTGGTCCCCCCCTCCTCGCGCCCCCGGGCCCGAGACGTCCTCTCCGCGCTTGGGCGGGCCCTGCGCTGGTGGCTCACCGGCCGGCTGATTCTCATGCTGATCGTCGGGGTGCTGACGGCCGTCGGGTTGAAGGTGGTCGGCATTCCGTCCCCCATCGCCCTCGGGCTCCTCGCCGCTCTCTTTTCCTTCGTGCCGTACCTGGGGCCCGTCCTGTCCGTGCTGCCGGCCCTGCTCGTGGCCTCCCTGATTGGGCCCACGGAGGTGCTCTACGTCATTCTGGTCTACGGGGCGGTGCAGTTGCTGGAAAGCTACCTCATCTCTCCGCTCGTGCAGCAGCAGGCCGTCCACATCCCGCCCGCCACCGTCATTACGGCCCAGTTCATCGGGGGCGTGAGTGCCGGGGCCGGGGGCGTGCTCCTGGCCACCCCCTTCGCCATCGTCGTGATCGTGCTCGTGCAGACGCTTTACGTGGAGGACGTGCTGGGCGATGAGGTCTCGCTTCTGGGCGAACACTGA
- a CDS encoding DedA family protein — protein MLDGFSNFFAWMEALSPIWAYVTLLVIAYGENVLPPIPGDMVVVFGGYMAGLGQLHLGVVILLSTVGGALGFMTMYAVGYKLGRSVLNPDRLQWLPREGFDRAQRWIHQYGYGVIAANRFLSGARSVISLTAGMFRMETARTAWWCTVSALVWTGLISYAGYAVGENWDLVVTYLRAYGRIVLTILVLGAVGLGARWYWRRQRRTATGGDDGGPPSEPR, from the coding sequence ATGCTCGACGGATTCTCCAACTTCTTTGCCTGGATGGAGGCGCTTTCCCCGATCTGGGCGTACGTCACCCTGCTCGTCATCGCGTACGGCGAGAACGTGCTGCCCCCGATCCCGGGCGACATGGTCGTGGTCTTTGGGGGGTACATGGCGGGCCTCGGGCAATTGCACCTCGGCGTCGTGATTCTTCTCTCCACGGTCGGGGGCGCACTCGGCTTCATGACGATGTATGCCGTCGGGTACAAGCTGGGCCGTTCGGTCCTGAACCCCGATCGCCTGCAGTGGCTGCCCCGTGAGGGCTTCGACCGCGCGCAGCGCTGGATTCACCAGTACGGCTACGGCGTCATCGCGGCCAATCGCTTTTTAAGTGGGGCCCGGTCGGTGATTTCGTTGACGGCGGGCATGTTTCGGATGGAGACGGCCCGTACGGCCTGGTGGTGCACGGTGAGCGCGCTGGTCTGGACGGGGCTTATCAGCTACGCGGGGTACGCCGTCGGGGAAAACTGGGACCTCGTCGTGACGTACCTCCGGGCCTACGGCCGCATCGTCTTGACGATACTGGTTCTGGGTGCGGTCGGGCTGGGGGCACGGTGGTACTGGCGGCGCCAGCGGAGGACGGCGACTGGGGGCGACGACGGCGGCCCCCCCTCTGAACCCCGCTGA
- the ispF gene encoding 2-C-methyl-D-erythritol 2,4-cyclodiphosphate synthase: MRIGFGYDVHRLVEGRPLILGGVQVPHDRGLAGHSDADVLLHAVADALLGAAALGDLGAHFPDTDAKWKDADSQALLRRVVERVQHAGYAPHNVDATVLLERPKLRPHVDEMRTNIARALSFPRDAVSVKATTTEGIGFVGREEGVAAQAACTIQSA, translated from the coding sequence ATGCGCATTGGTTTTGGGTACGACGTGCACCGCCTGGTCGAGGGGCGGCCTCTGATCCTGGGCGGCGTACAGGTGCCGCACGACCGGGGCCTCGCGGGCCATTCGGACGCGGATGTCCTCCTGCACGCGGTGGCCGATGCCCTGCTCGGGGCCGCCGCGCTCGGGGACCTCGGGGCCCACTTTCCCGATACCGACGCCAAATGGAAGGACGCCGACAGTCAGGCCCTGCTCCGACGGGTCGTGGAGAGGGTTCAGCACGCCGGTTATGCCCCCCACAATGTCGACGCGACCGTGCTGCTGGAGCGCCCCAAGCTGCGCCCCCACGTCGACGAGATGCGGACCAACATTGCACGTGCGCTTTCTTTTCCGCGCGACGCAGTGTCCGTAAAGGCGACCACGACGGAAGGAATTGGATTCGTGGGACGGGAGGAGGGGGTGGCGGCACAGGCGGCCTGCACGATTCAATCCGCGTGA
- the ispD gene encoding 2-C-methyl-D-erythritol 4-phosphate cytidylyltransferase — translation MDDADARARSDEVAVLIPAAGGGRRLGGRPKQFRALGEHPVLVQVLLSFERHPAVGHAVVAAPESRVTDVTDRLQAEGLSVLTAVVGGGADRQSSVQHALRAVPDPVNTVLVHDAARPFVAAAQVQAVVQAVRTGGAASLVVPVADTLRRGDADRLGETVSRDGLYRMQTPQGFRREWLEHAHRRASAEDLAATDDVALVQHLDHDVAPVPGSRRNFKITTPDDWALAQALWPTWRDAPERFDLSSSASS, via the coding sequence ATGGATGATGCTGATGCTCGTGCCCGCTCGGACGAAGTGGCCGTCCTCATTCCGGCGGCCGGAGGAGGGCGCCGGCTGGGGGGACGGCCCAAGCAGTTCCGGGCCCTCGGCGAGCACCCGGTACTGGTGCAGGTCCTTCTCTCGTTTGAACGACACCCGGCCGTGGGCCACGCCGTGGTGGCGGCCCCCGAGTCCCGCGTGACCGATGTCACCGACCGTTTGCAGGCGGAGGGCCTCAGCGTGCTGACGGCCGTCGTGGGGGGCGGCGCCGATCGGCAGTCCTCCGTGCAACACGCCCTCCGAGCGGTGCCCGACCCCGTGAACACGGTGCTGGTGCACGATGCGGCCCGCCCCTTCGTCGCGGCGGCGCAGGTGCAGGCCGTCGTCCAGGCCGTCCGCACCGGCGGGGCGGCGTCGCTGGTCGTCCCCGTGGCCGACACGCTCCGCCGGGGCGACGCCGACAGGCTGGGGGAGACGGTCTCGCGGGACGGCCTCTACCGGATGCAGACGCCCCAGGGCTTCCGCCGCGAGTGGCTCGAGCACGCGCATCGTCGCGCATCGGCCGAAGACCTGGCGGCGACCGACGACGTGGCCCTCGTGCAGCACCTGGACCACGACGTGGCTCCGGTGCCGGGGAGCCGGCGCAACTTCAAAATCACGACGCCGGACGACTGGGCGCTCGCCCAGGCGCTGTGGCCGACATGGAGAGACGCCCCCGAACGGTTTGACCTGTCATCGTCGGCGTCGTCGTAG
- the queA gene encoding tRNA preQ1(34) S-adenosylmethionine ribosyltransferase-isomerase QueA, translated as MKRSEFSYDVPEELVAEYPADPPDSSRMMVLDRESHDINHDKHFHDLPEYFSEGDVLVVNDTKVYPARLYGQKKKTGADIQVFLLRELNPESRLWDVVVDPARKIRIGNKLYFDDDLIAEVIDNTTSRGRTIRFSFDDVNEALYQKIRDIGETPLPPYIDREVEEEDRDRYQTIFAENRGAVAAPKSTLHFTEDVLERLKEKGVHVVPITLHIGRGKSKPVDVEDLSKHRTDSEEYDIPEETAEAVNRALASDENTVTACGTTVARALESSLSADETVKPDHSWTDLFVYPEYEFKIVERMITNFHRPESMLMMMGAAFAGYDFLFEAYEEAFEEEYRLFAFGDAIFIK; from the coding sequence ATGAAACGCTCGGAATTCAGCTACGACGTCCCCGAAGAACTCGTCGCAGAATATCCGGCCGACCCCCCCGACTCCTCCCGGATGATGGTGCTGGATCGGGAGTCCCACGACATCAACCACGACAAGCACTTCCACGACCTTCCTGAGTACTTCTCGGAGGGGGACGTGCTCGTCGTGAACGACACGAAAGTCTATCCGGCGCGCCTCTACGGCCAAAAGAAAAAGACCGGCGCCGACATCCAGGTTTTTCTCCTTCGCGAGCTGAACCCGGAAAGCCGGCTCTGGGACGTGGTGGTCGACCCGGCCCGGAAAATTCGCATCGGCAACAAGCTCTACTTCGACGACGACCTGATCGCGGAGGTCATCGACAACACCACCTCACGCGGCCGAACAATCCGCTTTTCGTTCGACGACGTGAACGAGGCGCTGTACCAGAAAATCCGGGACATCGGGGAGACCCCGCTGCCGCCCTACATCGATCGCGAGGTGGAAGAGGAGGACCGAGACCGGTACCAGACCATCTTCGCCGAGAATCGTGGGGCCGTGGCCGCTCCGAAGTCGACCCTTCATTTTACCGAGGACGTGCTGGAGCGCCTGAAGGAGAAGGGCGTCCACGTGGTCCCCATTACCCTCCACATCGGGCGGGGCAAGTCCAAGCCGGTGGACGTGGAGGACCTCTCCAAGCACCGGACGGATTCGGAGGAGTACGACATCCCGGAGGAGACCGCCGAGGCCGTCAACCGCGCCCTGGCGTCCGACGAGAATACCGTCACGGCCTGCGGCACGACCGTCGCGCGGGCCCTCGAGTCGAGCCTCTCGGCCGATGAGACGGTGAAGCCGGACCATAGCTGGACGGACCTCTTTGTGTACCCGGAGTACGAGTTTAAAATCGTGGAGCGGATGATTACGAACTTTCACCGCCCCGAGAGCATGCTCATGATGATGGGGGCGGCGTTTGCGGGGTACGACTTCCTGTTTGAGGCCTACGAGGAGGCCTTCGAGGAGGAGTACCGGCTCTTCGCGTTTGGGGACGCGATCTTCATCAAGTAG
- a CDS encoding ABC transporter substrate-binding protein, which produces MRIVSLLPAATEWICVFGGEDQLVGRSHECEYPEQVQDVPAVTAPTYASDGDSAAIDDAVQGQLQDGLSLYDVDLERLRALEPDLIVTQDQCEVCAVSLPELEVQLGEWAGKRPEVVSMQPQTLKEVLDEALRLARAMEALDTAMEVIANLETGLRVLRDQIGVDRSTNPQSLPSVACVEWLEPLMVAGHWMPDVVEMAGGRPLIGTAGTPTAPIEWDELRAADPDALALMPCGFTIDETRRDLHYLTNRPGWDALSAVEDQRVALLDGNAYFNRPGPRLYRAIEVLASVLHPEALRPEPPIAAWERQWLHASDPTPA; this is translated from the coding sequence ATGCGCATCGTCTCGCTACTGCCGGCCGCCACCGAGTGGATCTGCGTCTTCGGAGGGGAGGACCAGCTCGTCGGGCGCTCCCACGAATGCGAGTACCCGGAGCAGGTGCAGGACGTGCCCGCCGTGACGGCCCCGACCTACGCGTCGGACGGCGACTCCGCCGCCATCGACGACGCGGTGCAGGGGCAACTGCAGGACGGGCTCAGTCTCTACGACGTGGACCTGGAGCGATTGCGGGCGCTGGAGCCCGACCTGATCGTGACGCAGGACCAGTGTGAAGTCTGTGCGGTGAGCCTGCCGGAGCTGGAGGTGCAGCTTGGGGAGTGGGCCGGCAAACGCCCCGAGGTTGTCTCGATGCAGCCGCAGACGCTCAAGGAGGTGCTCGACGAGGCGCTCCGCCTTGCCCGTGCTATGGAGGCCCTCGATACAGCCATGGAGGTCATTGCCAATCTTGAAACGGGCCTTCGGGTCCTTCGCGACCAGATTGGGGTGGACCGCTCCACCAACCCGCAATCGCTTCCCTCCGTGGCCTGTGTCGAGTGGCTGGAGCCGCTCATGGTGGCGGGGCACTGGATGCCCGACGTGGTGGAGATGGCGGGGGGGCGTCCCCTCATCGGCACCGCCGGGACACCCACCGCGCCGATCGAGTGGGACGAGCTTCGAGCGGCGGACCCGGACGCCCTGGCCCTGATGCCCTGCGGCTTCACCATCGACGAGACGCGGCGCGACCTGCACTACCTGACCAACCGGCCCGGTTGGGACGCCCTGTCTGCGGTCGAGGACCAGCGTGTCGCCCTGCTCGACGGCAATGCGTATTTCAACCGCCCGGGCCCGCGCCTCTACCGCGCCATTGAGGTGCTCGCCTCGGTGCTCCATCCCGAGGCCCTCCGCCCGGAGCCGCCCATTGCGGCCTGGGAGCGTCAGTGGCTGCACGCGTCCGACCCCACACCCGCATAA